A portion of the Streptomyces sp. NBC_00376 genome contains these proteins:
- a CDS encoding carbohydrate ABC transporter permease, producing the protein MRIRTLTRPDGSAAAPEAKDTAAVRPQHTPARRSSRPSRRFRPNGGPGRFALFAAPGLLAYLALVLVPIGMTAGYSLTNKNPFNPPTRWVGLSNLTSLFSDDDFLKALQNTVVITVIVTLVTNAGGLAIALLLDRRGWLYNALRSVFFVPVVLSAVVVSVIWQAILVDDGLLNSMLRQLGVSHPPGWLSDPSLALYTVSWVIAWQGLGFCVVIYLAGLQGIPQELHEAAAIDGCGPLMRFRHVTWPMLAPAVTINTVMSLIGGFKAYDQIQVLTNGGPGPGTTSTLAFQVIQTAFNGNHVGYASAMAVAMLILVATVSVIALGWLQKREVSA; encoded by the coding sequence ATGCGCATACGTACCCTGACTCGACCGGATGGTTCCGCCGCCGCGCCCGAGGCGAAGGACACGGCAGCGGTCCGACCACAGCACACCCCCGCGCGGCGGTCGTCGCGACCGTCCCGGCGCTTCCGGCCGAACGGCGGACCGGGCCGCTTCGCTCTCTTCGCGGCTCCCGGACTGCTCGCCTACCTGGCCCTCGTCCTGGTGCCGATCGGCATGACCGCCGGCTACAGCCTCACCAACAAGAACCCCTTCAACCCGCCGACCCGGTGGGTGGGCCTGTCCAACCTCACGAGCCTGTTCTCCGACGACGACTTCCTCAAAGCACTGCAGAACACCGTCGTCATCACCGTGATCGTGACGCTGGTGACCAACGCCGGCGGCCTGGCGATCGCCCTGCTGCTCGACCGGCGCGGCTGGCTGTACAACGCTCTGCGCAGCGTGTTCTTCGTACCGGTCGTGCTGAGCGCCGTGGTGGTCAGCGTCATCTGGCAGGCGATCCTCGTCGACGACGGCCTGCTCAACTCGATGCTGCGACAGCTGGGGGTGAGCCATCCGCCGGGCTGGCTCTCCGACCCGAGCCTCGCCCTCTACACGGTCTCGTGGGTCATCGCCTGGCAGGGGCTCGGCTTCTGCGTGGTGATCTACCTGGCCGGACTGCAGGGCATCCCGCAGGAGTTGCACGAAGCGGCGGCCATCGACGGCTGCGGACCACTGATGCGGTTCCGCCACGTCACCTGGCCGATGCTGGCACCCGCCGTCACCATCAACACGGTCATGTCACTGATCGGCGGATTCAAGGCCTACGACCAGATCCAGGTGCTCACCAACGGCGGCCCCGGCCCCGGCACCACATCCACCCTCGCCTTCCAGGTGATCCAGACCGCGTTCAACGGCAACCACGTCGGCTACGCCTCCGCGATGGCCGTGGCGATGCTGATCCTGGTCGCGACCGTCTCCGTGATCGCGCTCGGGTGGCTGCAGAAACGCGAGGTGTCCGCATGA
- a CDS encoding ABC transporter substrate-binding protein: protein MMRNPILTRTAALAGALLLAGCTAGSSGTSASKGDGDKVTLTFLTFETPNLDAKYWDAAIDRASAKVPGVTIKKLVSPSADRTGYAKQLDSTGQFPDVMIGLNPAGFAEAGKLSPWTDKELATYGNPRANTYDGKVYQLPYAAQTTLVYYNKKDFAAAGIDTPPQTYRELLDDSAKLKKKGINPFVVGGGGKDSWADMFPLICTVATDVYKKTPDWLSQRAKGKVKFTDPAFVAAAQKVAGLADKGYIDRAGLSRSYADTEQAFRDGKGAMYPMGSWFSASADTKKPDFDTGVFAWPTDQGAPALPGVLGGGMTVSSKASDVPLAKKWAKAFMEDQKNLDAAVKADGLIIDIKGYSPPSTMGPVYKKTVAAYRQAQKDDGIVNSFSQETGDGSLPPGLADKAAAGVQNLLGGRMTARQFGAYMDEQWDKATR, encoded by the coding sequence ATGATGCGCAATCCGATACTCACGAGAACTGCCGCCCTCGCAGGTGCTCTCCTCCTGGCCGGGTGCACGGCCGGCAGTTCCGGTACGAGTGCGTCCAAGGGCGACGGCGACAAGGTCACCCTGACCTTCCTCACCTTCGAAACGCCCAACCTGGACGCGAAGTACTGGGACGCCGCGATCGACCGCGCCTCGGCGAAGGTGCCCGGGGTGACGATCAAGAAGCTCGTGTCGCCCAGCGCCGACCGCACCGGGTACGCGAAGCAGCTCGACAGCACGGGGCAGTTCCCGGACGTCATGATCGGCCTGAACCCCGCCGGATTCGCCGAGGCGGGCAAGCTGTCACCGTGGACGGACAAGGAACTCGCGACGTACGGGAACCCCCGCGCCAACACCTACGACGGCAAGGTCTACCAGCTGCCCTACGCCGCCCAGACGACGCTCGTCTACTACAACAAGAAGGACTTCGCGGCGGCCGGCATCGACACACCGCCCCAAACGTACCGTGAACTGCTCGACGACAGCGCCAAGTTGAAGAAGAAGGGCATCAACCCCTTCGTGGTCGGCGGTGGCGGCAAGGATTCCTGGGCCGACATGTTCCCGCTGATCTGCACGGTGGCCACCGACGTCTACAAGAAGACGCCGGACTGGCTGTCCCAACGTGCCAAGGGAAAGGTCAAGTTCACCGACCCGGCGTTCGTCGCCGCCGCCCAGAAGGTCGCCGGCCTCGCGGACAAGGGATACATCGACCGCGCCGGCCTTTCCCGCTCCTACGCGGACACCGAACAGGCCTTCCGTGACGGAAAGGGCGCGATGTATCCGATGGGCAGCTGGTTCTCCGCCTCGGCCGACACGAAGAAGCCGGACTTCGACACGGGCGTCTTCGCGTGGCCCACGGACCAAGGGGCCCCGGCGCTCCCCGGCGTCCTCGGCGGCGGGATGACGGTGAGCTCCAAGGCCTCCGATGTTCCTCTGGCCAAGAAGTGGGCCAAGGCCTTCATGGAGGACCAGAAGAACCTGGACGCCGCCGTCAAGGCCGACGGGCTCATCATCGACATCAAGGGCTACAGCCCGCCCAGCACCATGGGCCCCGTCTACAAGAAGACCGTGGCGGCGTATCGGCAGGCCCAGAAGGACGACGGGATCGTCAACTCGTTCTCCCAGGAGACCGGTGACGGTTCCCTGCCGCCCGGCCTGGCCGACAAGGCCGCGGCCGGCGTCCAGAATCTCCTCGGCGGGCGAATGACAGCCCGTCAGTTCGGTGCCTACATGGACGAGCAGTGGGACAAGGCCACCCGATAA
- a CDS encoding FadR/GntR family transcriptional regulator, whose translation MTGSSRPASAASETETEAAPYRPGYEVAAERILEYVARQGMGPGDRLPTEKDLAAEVDMSRTVVREGVKILSALGRLSVEKGRGIFVAHPRNDLWSDTFSRFLPTDPSRVGELFEFRRFTEAETSGLAAARATPVQLRAIREAAQRSAEAAERDDHESFGRADAEFHQAIGAAAGNAFLSSLVDAIQRLQRQVTIVALADSAPGSLAGAAEQHLAILEAIGAGEQEQAAALMARHIDTTELQVQREIRNRIFAAPAAPAGRDGA comes from the coding sequence ATGACTGGATCTTCCCGGCCCGCGTCCGCGGCATCGGAGACGGAGACTGAGGCGGCTCCCTACCGCCCCGGCTACGAGGTCGCGGCGGAGCGCATCCTGGAGTACGTCGCCCGGCAGGGGATGGGGCCCGGCGACCGGCTGCCGACGGAGAAGGACCTGGCGGCCGAAGTGGACATGAGCAGGACGGTGGTGCGAGAGGGCGTCAAGATCCTCTCGGCCCTCGGGAGGCTCTCGGTGGAGAAGGGGCGCGGCATCTTCGTGGCGCATCCCAGGAACGACCTGTGGTCCGACACGTTCTCCCGGTTCCTGCCGACCGACCCGAGCCGCGTCGGTGAACTGTTCGAGTTCCGGCGCTTCACCGAGGCCGAGACCAGCGGGCTCGCGGCCGCGCGGGCCACACCGGTTCAGCTCAGGGCGATCCGCGAGGCGGCGCAGCGCTCGGCTGAGGCCGCCGAGCGCGACGACCACGAGTCGTTCGGCCGGGCCGATGCGGAGTTCCATCAGGCGATCGGCGCGGCAGCGGGGAACGCGTTCCTCTCCAGCCTGGTCGACGCGATCCAGCGGCTGCAGCGACAGGTCACCATCGTGGCCCTGGCCGACTCCGCACCGGGATCACTCGCCGGGGCCGCGGAGCAGCACCTGGCGATCCTGGAAGCGATCGGGGCCGGTGAGCAGGAACAGGCCGCCGCCCTCATGGCCCGCCATATCGACACGACGGAACTCCAGGTCCAGCGAGAGATCCGCAATCGCATCTTTGCCGCTCCCGCCGCTCCCGCCGGCCGGGACGGGGCGTGA
- a CDS encoding L-rhamnose mutarotase, whose translation MPVQRYASVIRLRGELEAEYRALHAAAWPEVLATLERAHIGNYSIFLRDGLLFSYLEYTGEDYAADTALIAECPVTRDWWARTDPCQQPLDSAGDGEWWAPAEEVFHLE comes from the coding sequence ATGCCCGTGCAACGCTACGCCTCGGTCATACGCCTGCGTGGGGAACTCGAGGCGGAATACCGAGCCTTGCACGCGGCGGCCTGGCCCGAGGTCCTCGCGACCCTCGAGCGCGCCCACATCGGCAACTACTCGATCTTCCTGCGTGATGGGCTGCTCTTCAGCTACCTCGAGTACACCGGCGAGGACTACGCGGCCGACACCGCGCTCATCGCCGAGTGCCCGGTCACCCGGGACTGGTGGGCCCGTACCGACCCCTGCCAGCAGCCACTGGACAGCGCCGGCGACGGCGAGTGGTGGGCACCTGCCGAAGAGGTCTTCCATCTCGAGTGA
- a CDS encoding Ig domain-containing protein, translating to MAAGPAHAARTARTKTSPSLRIGAGFLSVGISGSGYVDSLVDLRDGTDHLAKDTPVPLVSVVADGKHVVPAKVRVVSRDRAHHRQVLEFVGESVTIHVEAVGFATHSTLEVVGLTAASGVDVQTLLWGPLPTTLDDTIGETAGVVANSGFVMGVRPLNDKTVGGWPNEHLAYGFGPDLVWNPYGLQTGAKDEWLASNVAAKTTWGSVLRATTYDYSKARVRQRTNGYEIPLGPLPAPEGRIVGSKIALFGSAPDLALTVLSQIAKEHNQAYPTLDGQWQKAAQRTSQTHFWVHDLNTGTVTAAAKLAAQAGVRNIYAISGNGPWVSHGHYQFNGSFGGSDAAAAQLVAAAAKEGIEVGVHTLSTFIDANDPYVKAPADPRLAVGGSARLTRPLAGSDTTLYVDANGLLASGVDGQRLRIGDEFITYDSVTKVSNTEWQVSGLSRAQWSSAAKDYPAGTTVARLIQNGYGGALASLPITDEIATRLATAYNTSGVHATSYDGLEGTGYNGWGGYGFARLVNGVHRQVTTKNFITECSNLASNTWDAQSRASWGEIGPTSYAQIIRSNIFYRANYLPGMMGQQGLSGGDALQKIEDTLAHAASLDAGINFETSVSSLQSGQNTAVLLAAVRMWESARASGAFTAEQKKQLGVASRHWHLSEVTPDAEWTLQEMDTSGQPIGDPQSIKAPTPGFATSEPTDARVGKLYAFKVTSTTPRTIRYEVTDGRLPRGLTLNQDTGGITGIPTAPGTSKFTITAKNGGIVADAKTTYKVTTRP from the coding sequence ATGGCCGCCGGACCCGCGCATGCCGCGCGAACGGCCAGGACCAAGACGTCCCCGTCGCTGCGGATCGGGGCGGGCTTCCTGTCGGTGGGCATCAGCGGCTCCGGATACGTGGACAGCCTGGTGGACCTGCGCGACGGCACCGACCACCTGGCCAAGGACACCCCCGTGCCGCTGGTCAGCGTGGTGGCCGACGGCAAGCACGTGGTTCCCGCGAAGGTGCGGGTCGTGTCGCGTGACCGTGCGCACCACCGGCAGGTCCTTGAGTTCGTCGGCGAGAGCGTGACGATCCACGTGGAGGCCGTCGGGTTTGCCACGCATTCCACACTTGAAGTCGTCGGCCTGACGGCCGCCTCGGGTGTGGATGTGCAGACGCTGCTGTGGGGTCCGCTGCCGACGACGCTCGACGACACCATCGGCGAGACGGCCGGTGTGGTCGCCAACTCCGGTTTCGTCATGGGGGTCCGGCCGCTGAACGACAAGACGGTGGGCGGGTGGCCGAACGAGCATCTGGCGTACGGGTTCGGTCCTGACCTCGTATGGAATCCGTACGGCCTGCAGACCGGTGCGAAGGACGAGTGGCTGGCGAGCAACGTCGCTGCGAAGACCACGTGGGGCAGCGTCCTGCGCGCCACCACCTACGACTACAGCAAGGCACGGGTCCGGCAGCGCACCAACGGTTACGAGATCCCGCTCGGCCCGCTGCCCGCGCCCGAGGGCCGGATCGTCGGGTCGAAGATCGCCCTGTTCGGTAGTGCGCCGGATCTCGCCCTGACCGTGCTCAGCCAGATCGCCAAGGAGCACAACCAGGCGTACCCCACCCTCGACGGCCAGTGGCAGAAGGCGGCCCAGCGCACCTCGCAGACCCACTTCTGGGTCCACGACCTCAACACGGGCACCGTCACAGCGGCCGCCAAGCTTGCCGCGCAGGCCGGGGTGCGGAACATCTACGCGATCAGCGGCAACGGGCCGTGGGTGTCGCACGGGCACTACCAGTTCAACGGCTCCTTCGGCGGATCGGACGCGGCAGCCGCCCAGTTGGTGGCCGCAGCGGCGAAGGAGGGCATCGAGGTCGGGGTGCACACCCTGTCCACCTTCATCGATGCCAACGACCCGTACGTGAAGGCGCCGGCCGATCCACGGCTCGCGGTGGGCGGCTCCGCCCGGCTCACCCGCCCGCTGGCCGGGTCGGACACCACGCTGTACGTGGATGCCAACGGCCTGCTGGCCTCCGGCGTCGACGGTCAACGGCTGCGCATCGGCGACGAGTTCATCACCTACGATTCCGTCACCAAGGTCAGCAACACCGAGTGGCAGGTCAGCGGCCTGAGCCGGGCACAGTGGTCCTCGGCCGCCAAGGACTACCCGGCCGGTACCACCGTCGCCCGGCTCATCCAGAACGGCTACGGCGGCGCCCTGGCCAGTCTGCCGATCACCGACGAGATCGCGACCCGGCTGGCCACCGCCTACAACACCAGCGGGGTCCACGCCACGTCCTACGACGGGCTCGAAGGTACCGGCTACAACGGCTGGGGCGGCTACGGCTTCGCCCGGCTCGTCAACGGCGTCCACCGGCAGGTCACCACGAAGAACTTCATCACCGAGTGCAGCAACCTCGCGTCGAACACCTGGGACGCCCAGTCCAGGGCGAGCTGGGGTGAGATCGGCCCCACGAGCTACGCCCAGATCATCCGCAGCAACATCTTCTACCGGGCGAACTACCTGCCCGGGATGATGGGCCAGCAGGGGCTCTCGGGCGGCGACGCCCTGCAGAAGATCGAGGACACCCTGGCGCACGCGGCCTCTCTGGACGCCGGCATCAACTTCGAGACCAGCGTGAGCAGCCTCCAGTCCGGGCAGAACACCGCCGTGCTGCTCGCCGCCGTCCGGATGTGGGAGTCCGCGCGAGCATCCGGCGCGTTCACTGCCGAGCAGAAGAAGCAGCTGGGCGTCGCGAGCAGGCACTGGCACCTGAGCGAGGTCACGCCGGACGCCGAGTGGACGCTGCAGGAGATGGACACGTCCGGTCAGCCGATCGGTGACCCGCAGTCGATCAAGGCCCCGACGCCGGGCTTCGCCACGTCGGAGCCGACGGACGCCCGGGTCGGAAAGCTGTACGCCTTCAAGGTGACCTCGACGACTCCGCGGACCATCCGCTACGAGGTCACCGACGGCCGCCTCCCGCGCGGCCTGACCCTCAACCAGGACACCGGCGGCATCACCGGAATCCCGACCGCCCCCGGCACCAGCAAGTTCACCATCACAGCAAAGAACGGCGGGATCGTCGCGGACGCGAAGACCACCTACAAGGTGACGACCCGGCCGTGA
- a CDS encoding carbohydrate ABC transporter permease: MNRGGTRAWIRPVVALLAGLLFFLPIYLVLVNVFKDGSAIVSNPVGLPVPPTLDNIQSVLSRPDHLFWYGLVNSTEVTVISILVITAISAMLGHYLARSTGVLSKVIMVVLLCGLMVPPAVILTPITEVLRTLGLMSSVPGLVLAYVGYYMPFGVFVFAGFAKTIPRELEEAAAIDGAGAFRAFWQVVFPLMRPASASVVIFLGVWIWNDFLNPLIVLGPAAGTTVTVGIYRAIGEHQADFGSVFAFMFLATLPILVFYLAFQKQFVKGLTGGATKG; the protein is encoded by the coding sequence ATGAACAGGGGTGGAACACGGGCGTGGATACGTCCGGTCGTCGCGCTCCTCGCCGGCCTGCTGTTCTTCCTGCCGATCTACCTCGTGCTGGTCAACGTGTTCAAGGACGGTTCGGCGATCGTGTCGAACCCGGTCGGCCTCCCGGTCCCACCGACCCTGGACAACATCCAGAGCGTGCTGTCGCGCCCGGACCACCTCTTCTGGTACGGGCTGGTCAACAGCACGGAGGTCACCGTGATCTCCATCCTCGTCATCACCGCGATCTCCGCCATGCTCGGCCACTACCTGGCCCGGTCGACCGGCGTCCTGTCCAAGGTCATCATGGTCGTCCTGCTCTGCGGTCTCATGGTGCCGCCCGCGGTGATCCTCACCCCGATCACCGAAGTCCTGCGCACGCTGGGGCTGATGAGCAGCGTGCCCGGACTGGTCCTGGCGTATGTCGGCTACTACATGCCGTTCGGGGTGTTCGTCTTCGCGGGCTTCGCCAAGACGATCCCCCGAGAGCTCGAAGAAGCCGCGGCGATCGACGGCGCCGGAGCGTTCCGCGCCTTCTGGCAGGTGGTCTTCCCGCTGATGCGGCCGGCCTCGGCCAGCGTGGTGATCTTCCTCGGCGTCTGGATCTGGAACGACTTCCTCAACCCGCTGATCGTCCTGGGCCCGGCAGCAGGCACCACGGTGACCGTCGGCATCTACCGGGCCATCGGCGAACACCAGGCGGACTTCGGCTCGGTCTTCGCCTTCATGTTCCTGGCGACACTGCCCATCCTCGTCTTCTACCTGGCCTTCCAGAAGCAGTTCGTCAAGGGCCTCACAGGAGGAGCGACGAAGGGTTGA
- a CDS encoding aldo/keto reductase, producing the protein MHSTAPVHTATAVDALSLGAAALGNLFHAVSDEDAAAAMEAAWNCGIRAFDTAPHYGLGLSERRLGDALRTRPRTQFTLSTKVGRLLRARAGPPGDDLANGFAVPATHERVWDFSARGVRTGVEESLARLGLDRVDTVYLHDPDSHEREAFDCAYPELERMRAEGMVGAIGVGMNQTAMPTRFVRDTDIDVVLLAGRYSLLDQSALAALLPLAAQRGVSVLVGGVFNSGLLADPQPGATFDYAPAPAHLLDRALALRTLCETFGVPLRAAALQFPLGHPAVAGVLLGARSAAEVTDATAMISHPVPEEMWLALRAQGLLPPDVPVPVPTSI; encoded by the coding sequence ATGCACTCCACAGCACCCGTGCACACCGCCACCGCCGTCGACGCACTGTCACTGGGTGCCGCCGCCCTGGGGAACCTGTTCCACGCGGTCAGCGACGAGGACGCGGCCGCCGCCATGGAGGCCGCCTGGAACTGCGGCATCCGAGCGTTCGACACCGCTCCGCACTACGGACTCGGCCTGTCCGAGCGCCGGCTGGGGGACGCGCTGCGCACCCGGCCACGTACGCAGTTCACGCTGTCCACCAAGGTCGGCCGCCTGCTGCGCGCACGCGCCGGGCCGCCCGGCGACGACCTGGCGAACGGCTTCGCCGTCCCGGCCACCCACGAACGGGTGTGGGACTTCAGCGCCCGCGGTGTACGCACCGGCGTCGAGGAAAGCCTCGCCCGGCTCGGTCTCGACCGCGTGGACACCGTCTACCTGCACGATCCGGACAGCCACGAGCGCGAGGCCTTCGACTGCGCCTACCCCGAGCTGGAGCGGATGCGTGCGGAGGGCATGGTCGGGGCGATCGGCGTCGGCATGAATCAGACCGCGATGCCGACACGCTTCGTCCGCGACACCGACATCGACGTGGTCCTGCTGGCCGGCCGCTACTCCCTGCTAGACCAGAGCGCTCTGGCCGCACTGCTGCCGCTGGCGGCGCAGCGCGGAGTGTCCGTGCTGGTCGGCGGGGTGTTCAACTCGGGCCTCCTCGCCGATCCCCAGCCGGGCGCGACCTTCGACTACGCACCGGCCCCGGCACACCTGCTGGACCGGGCGCTGGCTCTGCGCACGCTGTGCGAGACCTTCGGGGTTCCGCTGCGGGCAGCCGCCCTGCAATTCCCGCTGGGGCACCCGGCGGTCGCCGGTGTGCTGCTCGGGGCACGCAGCGCCGCCGAGGTGACGGACGCCACCGCGATGATCAGCCACCCCGTACCCGAGGAGATGTGGCTCGCCCTGCGTGCCCAGGGTCTGCTGCCGCCGGACGTGCCGGTGCCTGTGCCGACATCGATCTGA
- a CDS encoding discoidin domain-containing protein → MRPTQLLCLLALMVSLLALAAPATPASAAPDQVNAKPAVVPALQKWQGRTGFFELSRHSRIVFAGAHRDRLRDQLATLPEEIEQVMGRKPTLSPRHPQSGDIVLSIDPTLPEAVDSARFEEEGYTFTVTGENVRIAAPTAKGVYYGTRTLLQILLLDDGRDSVPVGTAVDWPNYKVRGFTLDVGRRFFTADFIRDYIRLMGWFKLNEFQIHLNDNGFKGDRPWSEAQAGFRLRTDNPALSGLASKDGAYDRHDWDSFEDTAAANGVTLVPEFDAPAHSLAFIRFKPSLGLNNGDSDHLDLSKPETTAFMKSVFDEFTPWFRGPDMHFGADEYRSDKPRYKSYFNEIAAHIRTLGKHPRAWGSLSLMTSDTEGFDRDVTLNSWNNSWYGPQAAKKDGYSFINTNDALLYIVPFASYYHGHGLDGKYLYDNWEPNVFPDGQSVAPKDPQLLGAMSSVWNDLTKSSYTELDVHELVEPTFGVLAQKMWSGADSGVPYSDFMSTVRKLGVGTGLTEVATTLATPANSELSAGKPASASAGTADAAFDGVSTTKWQSGPGDHAWLRVDLGRPEIVTRADLDWAPAHGRDYAIQVSGDGTTWATVARRTDRASAGSDTLTFEPVTARYVRLVGTEAARKQDGFALWSMRVFDAADLALHRPATASSSEVPSLGPENATDGDPVSRWASAYRDGEWIQVDLGQVQTVRRVLLDWETASGKDYDIQVSDDGTNWKTAAAVRDKAAGARVDDLTFAPASGRYIRMQGIKRTSSFGYSLRRIEVRAASPATNLLRR, encoded by the coding sequence GTGCGTCCAACACAGCTGTTGTGCCTTCTCGCGTTGATGGTCTCCCTGCTCGCCCTCGCTGCTCCCGCCACACCGGCGAGCGCCGCCCCCGACCAGGTCAACGCGAAACCCGCAGTGGTGCCCGCCCTCCAGAAGTGGCAGGGCCGCACCGGATTCTTCGAGCTGAGCCGGCACAGCCGCATCGTGTTCGCCGGAGCGCACCGCGACCGTCTCCGCGATCAACTCGCCACCCTCCCCGAGGAGATCGAGCAGGTCATGGGGCGCAAGCCGACCCTGTCGCCGCGCCACCCGCAAAGCGGCGACATCGTGCTTTCGATCGATCCCACCCTGCCCGAAGCGGTGGACAGCGCCCGGTTCGAGGAAGAGGGCTACACCTTCACGGTCACCGGCGAGAACGTGCGGATCGCCGCGCCGACCGCGAAGGGCGTCTACTACGGCACGCGTACGCTCCTGCAGATCCTGCTGCTCGACGACGGCCGTGACTCCGTCCCCGTGGGCACCGCCGTGGACTGGCCGAACTACAAGGTGCGGGGCTTCACGCTGGATGTCGGGCGGCGCTTCTTCACCGCGGACTTCATCCGCGACTACATCCGCCTCATGGGCTGGTTCAAGCTCAACGAGTTCCAGATCCACCTCAACGACAACGGGTTCAAGGGCGACCGGCCCTGGAGCGAGGCCCAGGCCGGCTTCCGGCTCAGGACCGACAACCCCGCGCTGTCCGGCCTGGCCTCGAAGGACGGGGCGTACGACCGGCACGACTGGGACTCCTTCGAGGACACTGCCGCCGCCAACGGCGTCACGCTCGTCCCCGAGTTCGACGCCCCCGCCCATTCGCTCGCGTTCATCCGGTTCAAGCCGTCCCTGGGCCTCAACAACGGCGACTCCGACCACCTGGACCTGTCCAAGCCGGAGACCACCGCGTTCATGAAGTCGGTGTTCGACGAGTTCACGCCGTGGTTCCGCGGTCCGGACATGCACTTCGGCGCCGACGAGTACCGGTCGGACAAGCCCCGCTACAAGAGCTACTTCAACGAGATCGCCGCCCACATCCGCACGCTCGGCAAGCATCCGCGCGCCTGGGGCAGCCTGTCCCTGATGACGTCCGACACCGAGGGCTTCGACCGCGACGTCACCCTCAACAGCTGGAACAACTCCTGGTACGGCCCGCAGGCCGCCAAGAAGGACGGCTACTCGTTCATCAACACCAACGACGCCCTGCTCTACATCGTCCCGTTCGCGAGCTACTACCACGGCCACGGCCTGGACGGTAAGTACCTCTACGACAACTGGGAACCCAACGTATTCCCCGACGGCCAGAGCGTCGCACCGAAGGACCCCCAGCTCCTCGGCGCCATGTCCTCGGTGTGGAACGACCTGACCAAGTCCAGCTACACCGAACTCGACGTGCACGAACTGGTCGAGCCCACCTTCGGCGTCCTCGCGCAGAAGATGTGGAGCGGTGCCGACTCGGGCGTTCCGTACAGCGATTTCATGTCGACCGTGCGCAAGCTCGGCGTGGGTACGGGGCTCACCGAGGTCGCCACGACACTCGCCACCCCGGCCAACAGTGAGCTGAGCGCGGGCAAGCCGGCGTCCGCGTCCGCGGGCACGGCCGACGCGGCATTCGACGGGGTGAGCACGACCAAGTGGCAGAGCGGCCCGGGAGATCACGCCTGGCTCCGCGTGGACCTCGGCCGCCCCGAGATCGTCACCAGGGCCGACCTGGACTGGGCGCCCGCACACGGCCGCGACTACGCGATCCAGGTGTCCGGCGACGGCACGACCTGGGCCACCGTCGCCCGCCGCACGGACCGCGCGTCCGCGGGGTCCGACACGCTCACCTTCGAGCCGGTCACCGCCCGGTACGTGCGTCTCGTCGGCACCGAAGCGGCCCGCAAGCAGGACGGCTTCGCGCTGTGGAGCATGCGCGTCTTCGACGCAGCGGATCTGGCGCTGCACCGGCCGGCCACCGCGTCGTCGTCCGAAGTGCCCAGCCTGGGACCGGAGAACGCCACCGACGGCGACCCGGTGAGCCGCTGGGCCAGCGCCTACCGTGACGGCGAATGGATCCAGGTGGACCTGGGTCAGGTACAGACGGTCCGCCGCGTCCTGCTCGACTGGGAGACGGCGTCCGGAAAGGACTACGACATCCAGGTCTCCGACGACGGGACGAACTGGAAGACAGCCGCCGCCGTCCGGGACAAGGCGGCGGGCGCCCGCGTGGACGACCTCACTTTCGCTCCCGCCTCGGGCCGGTACATCCGCATGCAGGGCATCAAGCGCACGTCGTCCTTCGGCTATTCGCTCCGGCGCATCGAGGTCCGGGCCGCGAGCCCGGCGACGAACCTCCTGCGCCGCTGA